One Streptomyces sp. NBC_00102 DNA segment encodes these proteins:
- a CDS encoding carboxyl transferase domain-containing protein yields MAERPARRSARGAIATVADSFEERPAPGEEHHPGSTRTPDGPLGWSGYGEARARAGERTGETESVVHGTASVGGQPCVLLAFEFGFLGGSLGQRTGDRLTAAYTLARELRLPLVSLVATGGSRMQEGMVALTQLQRVARASAELRAAGLPQLAVLRDPTTGGGWATVGAGADVVLALPGAQVGFAGSRVRPPDADPYAYTAEGQWAAGQVDAVVDEAGLAGVLGRWLAVLRGGTESGGRASGVLPAPVPEALSRTRLPATGREAVALARAPQRPRAEAYLDAYFAYRLPLHGDRTGGTDPGTLCGFGLHGDRPVAYVAQCGTPTRPAGYRTAARVLRLADRLSIPVLTLIDTPGAANDAAAERAGAGAAIAGAFAAVAEARVPVTTLVIGEGGSGGALALAAPGRTYVTADSYFSVIAPELAAAILKRPPSRADETADQLGLRPQDLVALGIARGIVGEAPETS; encoded by the coding sequence GTGGCTGAGCGGCCGGCGCGCCGGAGCGCGCGCGGGGCGATCGCCACCGTCGCGGACTCCTTCGAGGAACGGCCCGCTCCGGGCGAGGAGCACCACCCCGGCTCCACCCGGACGCCGGACGGGCCGCTCGGCTGGAGCGGTTACGGCGAGGCGCGGGCCCGGGCCGGGGAGCGGACCGGCGAGACGGAGTCGGTGGTGCACGGCACGGCCTCGGTAGGCGGGCAGCCCTGCGTGCTGCTCGCCTTCGAATTCGGCTTCCTGGGCGGCTCGTTGGGGCAGCGCACCGGGGACCGGCTGACGGCCGCCTACACCCTCGCCCGGGAACTGCGGCTGCCGCTGGTCTCGTTGGTCGCCACCGGCGGCAGCCGGATGCAGGAGGGCATGGTCGCGCTCACCCAGCTCCAGCGGGTGGCCCGCGCCTCGGCGGAGCTGCGGGCGGCCGGGCTGCCGCAGCTCGCGGTCCTGCGGGACCCGACGACCGGCGGCGGCTGGGCCACGGTGGGCGCGGGGGCCGACGTGGTGCTGGCGCTGCCGGGCGCGCAGGTCGGGTTCGCCGGTTCGCGGGTGCGCCCGCCGGACGCCGATCCGTACGCGTACACGGCCGAGGGGCAGTGGGCGGCGGGGCAGGTCGACGCGGTGGTGGACGAGGCCGGGTTGGCGGGGGTGCTGGGCCGGTGGCTGGCGGTACTGAGGGGCGGTACGGAGTCCGGGGGGCGGGCGTCCGGGGTGCTGCCCGCACCGGTGCCCGAGGCGCTCTCCCGGACCCGGCTCCCGGCGACCGGCCGGGAGGCCGTGGCGCTGGCCCGCGCCCCGCAACGGCCGCGCGCCGAGGCGTACTTGGACGCGTACTTCGCGTACCGGCTGCCGTTGCACGGCGATCGGACGGGCGGCACGGACCCCGGGACGCTCTGCGGGTTCGGGCTGCACGGGGACCGGCCGGTGGCGTACGTCGCGCAGTGCGGCACCCCGACCCGACCGGCCGGCTACCGGACCGCGGCCAGGGTCCTGCGGCTCGCGGACCGGCTCTCCATCCCCGTACTCACCCTGATCGACACCCCGGGCGCCGCCAACGACGCGGCGGCCGAGCGGGCCGGGGCGGGGGCGGCGATCGCCGGGGCCTTCGCGGCGGTCGCCGAGGCCCGGGTGCCGGTGACCACGCTGGTGATCGGCGAGGGCGGTTCGGGCGGCGCGCTCGCGCTGGCCGCCCCCGGTCGCACCTATGTGACGGCGGACAGCTACTTCTCGGTCATCGCACCGGAGTTGGCGGCGGCGATCCTCAAGCGCCCCCCGTCCCGCGCCGACGAGACGGCCGACCAGCTCGGTCTGCGACCCCAGGACCTGGTGGCGCTGGGGATCGCCCGGGGGATCGTGGGTGAGGCGCCGGAGACCTCGTAG
- a CDS encoding LLM class flavin-dependent oxidoreductase, whose translation MSESSLLLHWFLPTGGDGRDPGGVTAVQGRTSSATRRRADIGYLAQVARAAETAGFHSLLTPVGLGCVDPWILSAALTQHTDRIGFLVAFRAGFTSPTLLAQQADAFRRFAGGRLSLNVVTGGDPAEQLAYGDALPHDQRYARTDEVMSVLRDLLDCKEVDHDGEHLRIEGAKLTDPAVQYRVPLYFGGASPAAEAVAARRADVQLLWGEPPAAIAGRIARLRAAAPALRYGIRLHVISRDTSAEAWAEADRILAGIDPEAVRVSQERFARMDSVGQARMTALHGGSADAAKLEISPNLWAGIGLVREGAGTALVGSHDEVAARLDEYRRLGVDEFVLSGYPHLEEAFRVGEEVAPRLRALAEAV comes from the coding sequence ATGTCCGAGAGCTCCCTCCTGCTGCACTGGTTCCTGCCCACCGGCGGCGACGGCCGCGATCCCGGCGGGGTCACCGCCGTACAGGGCCGGACCAGTTCCGCCACCCGCCGCCGCGCCGACATCGGGTACCTCGCGCAGGTCGCCCGCGCCGCCGAGACCGCCGGGTTCCACTCGCTCCTCACCCCGGTCGGGCTGGGGTGCGTCGACCCGTGGATCCTCAGCGCCGCCCTCACCCAGCACACCGATCGGATCGGCTTCCTCGTCGCTTTCCGCGCCGGGTTCACCAGCCCGACCCTCCTCGCCCAACAGGCCGACGCCTTCCGCCGGTTCGCCGGTGGCAGGCTCTCCCTCAACGTGGTCACCGGCGGCGACCCCGCCGAACAGCTCGCCTACGGGGACGCGTTGCCGCACGACCAGCGGTACGCGCGCACCGACGAGGTGATGTCGGTGCTGCGCGACCTGCTCGACTGCAAGGAGGTCGACCACGACGGCGAGCACCTGCGGATCGAGGGCGCCAAGCTCACCGACCCGGCCGTCCAGTACCGGGTTCCCCTGTACTTCGGCGGGGCGTCACCCGCCGCCGAGGCGGTCGCCGCCCGCCGGGCCGACGTCCAGCTGCTGTGGGGCGAGCCGCCCGCCGCCATCGCCGGGCGCATCGCGCGGCTGCGCGCGGCGGCCCCCGCCCTGCGGTACGGAATCCGGCTGCACGTCATCAGCCGGGACACCTCCGCCGAGGCGTGGGCCGAGGCCGACCGGATCCTCGCGGGCATCGACCCGGAAGCGGTACGGGTCAGCCAGGAGCGGTTCGCGCGGATGGACTCCGTGGGCCAGGCCCGGATGACCGCCCTGCACGGCGGCAGCGCCGACGCCGCGAAGCTGGAGATCTCCCCGAACCTCTGGGCCGGCATCGGCCTGGTGCGCGAGGGCGCCGGTACCGCACTGGTCGGCTCGCACGACGAGGTGGCCGCCCGGCTCGACGAGTACCGGCGGCTCGGCGTCGACGAGTTCGTCCTCTCCGGCTACCCCCACCTGGAGGAGGCCTTCCGGGTCGGCGAGGAGGTCGCCCCCCGCCTCCGCGCCCTCGCGGAGGCCGTCTGA
- a CDS encoding MFS transporter encodes MTQTSKPDVHRKRIFADLTPLRTSPDYRRLWFGNTVSWIGQGMTSLAVSLQVYDLTGSAFSVGLIGFCSLVPLVVFGLYGGAIADTMDRRKLGLGSSTGSFLLSAVLVASAFAGVEQVWLLYLIVALQAVCFALNSPARSSMIPRLLPPEQLPAANALGSLTSTTGTLVGPMLGGVIVGWWGYRAAYTVDVVTFTASLYAMWRLPAMLPDRSTEAPADGDVSGAGAAQRPERASVLEGLRFLGTRPNLRMTFFSDLCAMVLASPKALFPVVAIVWYDGDARTTGLLVAAPAFGALLGGVCSGWLGRIRRHGLAVVCSVAGWGAAIAAFGLTRQLWLGIVFLALAGCADTFSMVFRGTMLQAAVPDRMRGRLQGVFIVVVAGGPRLGDFLAGSVADLASPGVAVTGGGIACVVAVLLLAAKWRGFLRYDARDPQP; translated from the coding sequence GTGACCCAAACGAGCAAACCGGATGTACACCGCAAGCGGATATTCGCCGACCTGACCCCGCTGCGCACCTCCCCCGACTACCGGCGGCTGTGGTTCGGCAACACCGTGTCCTGGATCGGGCAGGGGATGACCTCGCTCGCGGTGTCCCTCCAGGTGTACGACCTCACCGGGTCCGCCTTCTCCGTGGGCCTCATCGGCTTCTGCTCGCTCGTACCGCTGGTGGTCTTCGGCCTCTACGGAGGAGCCATCGCCGACACGATGGACCGGCGCAAGCTCGGACTCGGCAGCTCCACAGGATCGTTCCTGCTCTCGGCGGTCCTGGTCGCCTCGGCCTTCGCGGGAGTGGAGCAGGTCTGGCTGCTGTACCTGATCGTCGCGCTCCAGGCCGTCTGCTTCGCGCTCAACTCCCCGGCCCGCAGCTCGATGATCCCCCGGCTGCTGCCGCCCGAGCAGCTGCCCGCGGCCAATGCGCTCGGCTCCCTCACCAGCACCACTGGCACCCTCGTCGGCCCCATGCTGGGCGGCGTCATCGTCGGCTGGTGGGGCTACCGCGCCGCGTACACCGTGGACGTGGTCACCTTCACCGCCTCCCTGTACGCCATGTGGCGCCTGCCCGCGATGCTGCCGGACCGGAGCACCGAGGCCCCCGCGGACGGCGACGTCTCCGGCGCCGGGGCGGCACAGCGGCCCGAGCGGGCCTCCGTGCTGGAGGGGCTGCGGTTCCTCGGCACCCGCCCCAACCTGCGGATGACCTTCTTCAGCGACCTCTGCGCGATGGTGCTCGCGAGCCCGAAGGCGCTCTTCCCCGTCGTCGCCATCGTCTGGTACGACGGTGACGCGCGCACCACCGGACTCCTCGTCGCGGCCCCGGCGTTCGGCGCCCTGCTCGGAGGCGTCTGCTCCGGCTGGCTCGGCCGGATCAGACGGCACGGGCTCGCGGTCGTCTGCTCCGTCGCCGGCTGGGGTGCGGCGATCGCCGCCTTCGGCCTCACCCGCCAGCTCTGGCTCGGCATCGTCTTCCTGGCCCTGGCGGGCTGCGCCGACACCTTCTCCATGGTCTTCCGCGGCACCATGCTCCAGGCCGCCGTGCCGGACCGGATGCGCGGGCGCCTCCAGGGCGTCTTCATCGTGGTGGTCGCCGGTGGCCCGCGCCTCGGCGACTTCCTGGCCGGTTCCGTCGCCGATCTGGCCTCCCCGGGCGTCGCCGTCACCGGCGGCGGCATCGCCTGCGTGGTCGCGGTGCTGCTGCTGGCCGCGAAGTGGCGCGGTTTCCTCCGCTACGACGCCCGCGACCCGCAGCCCTGA
- a CDS encoding trans-aconitate 2-methyltransferase has product MTRTPGMRRDTENTGRTGPRPAAVAPGPAGPRAASVPPGAGQPEHSGRRLVAQDVLERSPVVANNTMNRGRGLAGVNSYARELGFDPLAHLLSRPACPSWLDLCSGEGRALHEAVSVLPADAVVTGVDLVGPMAPLPAPPGLERVVASVASWTPERTYALVTCVHGLHYVGDQLGLLARAASWVTDDGLLVAHFDPDSIRWADGAPAGRAAVRALRAAGYEYAPRHHRLTLRGGRTAELPFRYLGGDPAAGPNYTGQPAVASFYTPA; this is encoded by the coding sequence GTGACGAGGACACCGGGGATGCGGCGGGACACGGAGAACACCGGCCGGACGGGGCCGCGTCCGGCCGCCGTGGCTCCCGGCCCGGCGGGACCGCGTGCGGCCTCCGTGCCTCCCGGAGCCGGACAGCCTGAACACTCTGGACGCCGGCTGGTCGCCCAGGACGTGCTGGAGCGCTCCCCCGTCGTGGCGAACAACACGATGAACCGCGGGCGTGGGCTCGCCGGGGTGAACAGTTACGCCCGCGAGCTCGGCTTCGATCCGCTCGCCCACCTCCTCTCCCGCCCCGCCTGCCCGTCCTGGCTGGATCTGTGCAGCGGGGAGGGCCGGGCGCTGCACGAGGCGGTGTCCGTGCTTCCGGCGGACGCCGTGGTCACCGGCGTCGACCTGGTGGGGCCGATGGCACCCCTGCCGGCGCCGCCCGGTCTGGAACGGGTCGTCGCCTCCGTCGCGAGCTGGACGCCGGAGCGGACGTACGCCCTGGTCACCTGTGTGCACGGTCTGCACTACGTCGGCGACCAGCTCGGCCTGCTCGCCCGGGCCGCGTCCTGGGTGACCGACGACGGGCTGCTGGTGGCGCACTTCGACCCGGACTCGATCCGCTGGGCCGACGGAGCTCCGGCCGGGCGCGCCGCCGTACGGGCGCTGCGCGCGGCCGGGTACGAATACGCCCCCCGCCACCACCGGCTCACCCTCCGGGGAGGGCGTACGGCGGAGCTGCCGTTCCGCTATCTCGGCGGCGACCCGGCGGCGGGTCCCAACTACACCGGGCAGCCCGCGGTCGCCTCCTTCTACACGCCCGCCTGA
- a CDS encoding LysE family translocator → MATSTSLWTFALFVGLLTLTPGLDTALILRTSALGRRRRAWGVVLGIQTGTLTWGALTSLGVTALLTASHLAYETLRWAGAAYLVWMGARMLRDTFKGRTPAADDLPETLPLGGADSMAGGWRQGALTNLLNPKMGAFYVAVLPQFIPPGADHFTAGLLLTSVHILLGLVWSAVLIGCARLLGGWLRKPGARRLLDRVTGSVVAGFGIRLAFGE, encoded by the coding sequence ATGGCTACGAGTACATCGCTGTGGACCTTCGCCCTCTTCGTGGGGCTCCTCACTCTCACTCCTGGGCTCGACACCGCCCTGATCCTGCGCACCTCGGCCCTCGGCCGGCGCAGGCGGGCATGGGGTGTCGTCCTCGGTATCCAGACGGGCACCCTCACCTGGGGCGCCCTCACTTCCCTGGGCGTGACCGCCCTCCTCACCGCCTCCCACCTCGCCTACGAGACGCTCCGCTGGGCGGGAGCCGCCTACCTGGTGTGGATGGGCGCGCGGATGCTCCGCGACACCTTCAAGGGCCGGACGCCGGCAGCGGACGACCTGCCGGAAACTCTGCCCCTCGGCGGGGCGGACTCGATGGCCGGCGGCTGGCGGCAGGGAGCCCTGACCAATCTGCTCAACCCGAAGATGGGCGCGTTCTACGTCGCGGTCCTGCCCCAGTTCATACCGCCCGGCGCCGACCACTTCACCGCCGGACTTCTGCTGACGAGCGTGCACATCCTCCTCGGGCTGGTGTGGTCGGCCGTGCTGATCGGCTGCGCCCGGCTCCTCGGCGGCTGGCTCCGCAAGCCCGGCGCCCGCCGGCTGCTCGACCGGGTCACCGGCAGTGTCGTGGCCGGATTCGGCATCCGCCTGGCGTTCGGCGAGTGA
- a CDS encoding NAD(P)H-dependent oxidoreductase, whose product MHSSRSSSSSSSSRSSSPSRSFLFVVGSSRPDGNSEALARRAAAALPASFAQRWIRLSDHPLPRFEDLRHTGTGLYEEPEGNAGMLRQATREATDLVVVSPLYWYSVSADVKLYLDHWSGWMRVPGPRFTEEMRGKTMWGVTAYASADASLADPLVGTLRNTADYLRMGWGGVLLANGTRPGQVLEDGEALDRAARFFAPAGAGAVSPAGARAVSPVGAGAVSPVGAAGALVGP is encoded by the coding sequence ATGCACTCCTCGCGGTCCTCCAGCTCCTCCAGTTCCTCCCGCTCCTCCAGCCCTTCCCGCTCCTTCCTCTTCGTCGTCGGCAGTTCGCGCCCGGACGGCAATTCCGAGGCGCTGGCCCGCCGTGCCGCCGCGGCCCTTCCGGCGTCCTTCGCCCAGCGGTGGATCCGGCTGAGCGATCACCCGCTGCCGCGCTTCGAGGACCTGCGGCACACGGGCACGGGTCTGTACGAGGAGCCGGAAGGGAACGCCGGGATGCTCCGGCAGGCGACGCGCGAGGCGACGGACCTCGTCGTCGTGAGCCCGCTGTACTGGTACAGCGTTTCGGCGGACGTGAAGCTGTACTTGGACCACTGGTCGGGGTGGATGCGGGTCCCCGGCCCGAGGTTCACGGAGGAGATGCGCGGCAAGACGATGTGGGGCGTCACCGCGTACGCGTCGGCCGACGCCTCGCTCGCCGACCCACTGGTCGGCACGTTGCGCAACACCGCCGACTACCTGCGCATGGGCTGGGGCGGCGTGCTGCTCGCCAACGGCACGCGGCCGGGCCAGGTCCTGGAGGACGGCGAGGCGCTCGACCGGGCGGCCCGGTTCTTCGCCCCGGCGGGTGCCGGAGCGGTGTCCCCGGCGGGTGCCAGAGCGGTGTCCCCGGTGGGTGCCGGAGCGGTGTCACCGGTGGGTGCCGCGGGGGCACTCGTCGGTCCGTGA
- a CDS encoding BTAD domain-containing putative transcriptional regulator, which yields MKTFGADARDTMRGDPGEGCAMGGSGDRKSGPLLRILGPLEGWSGEERLSLGGQVQKRILAALLLESGRVVPVARLAEAAWGEEPPATMVHQVRKAIADVRRRIPLGATLVRTDGAGYRMDLADDRLDLHEFRTRCRAANTALRGGRSAEAAAELRAALALWRGPALSGVGGPVSEAAADALEEERLTAADQLFELRLGAGESGELVAELRALVARHPLRETLRAHLMLALHRSGRGAEALEEYERVRQLLAEQLGVDPGPQLAALHTGLLPGSLAPAGPGAHERPDASQRPGSHPRREGAPAVPSPMAAPCTLPPALPDFTGREEELTALLGHLCDGGPPGARGPRVVAVDGMGGAGKTSLAVHAAHLLAQEYPDGQLAVDLRGFTPDEAPMAPAVALDALLRGLGVPAERIPEDLEGRTGLWRSVLADRRTLLLLDNAVNAEQIRPLLPSTPDSLVLTTSRARLVDLDGARWVSVGPLTPEGSAALVAETLSPERVRAEPEAAAELAALCGHLPLALRLATARLRNRPRWTVRHLVERLRDETRRLDELRSGERGVAATLQLSHRAMAAPHRHAFLMLGLHPGAVFGVHSAAALLGTGTREAEDALEALLDAHLLQQPALGLYAFHDLVRSFARNPGASTIDRAAESAALLRLLGYNLTATGAACALVSPGRTSRPHGLAPYGGELPAFRDRAEAMEWSEREHPALLAAVTLAERRGHDRHALALTRDLTFLLHARGRFDALGDLGRLAVLAARRTGEPSLLCVALTNLAATCWRLGRFGEGLDAADEARDLAHRLGDRRAEAHSEANRGLMLSELGRYDDALPPLERALSLAREEGSVRVEAETLTTLGVLYGRWGRHPEAADAARQALRTARAHGYPTYEIVATAELAAAHMGLGENEEAGYLLSTARELSGDGVTGPGDAGLVHALRAKLAQRLGDADGARVSARSALLLARSGGSQIRLVRVENLVAELHLDQGEYEEARTAYARARTRAAAMRFCPAEASALLGLARAARALGDAEAADEHESRATELYDSMGVPERART from the coding sequence GTGAAGACGTTCGGCGCGGATGCGCGGGACACGATGCGGGGCGACCCGGGGGAGGGGTGCGCGATGGGCGGGTCCGGAGACCGGAAGTCCGGGCCGCTCCTGCGGATTCTCGGGCCGCTCGAAGGCTGGAGCGGCGAGGAACGGCTCTCCCTCGGCGGCCAGGTGCAGAAGCGGATTCTCGCTGCCCTGCTCCTCGAATCCGGCCGGGTCGTCCCGGTGGCCCGTCTCGCCGAGGCGGCCTGGGGCGAGGAGCCGCCCGCCACGATGGTCCACCAGGTCCGTAAGGCCATCGCGGATGTGCGCAGGAGAATCCCGCTCGGGGCCACCCTCGTCCGCACGGACGGCGCGGGCTACCGGATGGACCTGGCGGACGACCGGCTCGACCTCCACGAGTTCCGCACCCGCTGCCGGGCCGCGAACACCGCACTGCGCGGGGGCCGGTCCGCCGAGGCGGCAGCCGAACTGCGCGCCGCCCTCGCCCTCTGGCGGGGGCCCGCACTCTCCGGCGTCGGCGGTCCCGTGAGCGAGGCGGCGGCCGACGCACTGGAGGAGGAACGCCTCACCGCCGCCGACCAGCTCTTCGAACTGCGCCTCGGGGCGGGGGAGTCCGGTGAACTCGTCGCGGAGCTGCGCGCCCTCGTCGCGCGGCACCCGCTCCGGGAGACGCTGCGCGCCCATCTGATGCTCGCGCTCCACCGCTCCGGCCGTGGGGCCGAGGCCCTCGAAGAGTACGAGCGGGTCCGTCAACTGCTCGCGGAACAACTGGGGGTGGACCCCGGCCCGCAGCTCGCCGCACTCCACACCGGCCTGCTGCCCGGCAGCCTCGCCCCGGCCGGACCGGGTGCGCACGAGCGCCCGGACGCCTCGCAGCGCCCAGGTTCGCATCCGCGACGGGAGGGGGCGCCGGCCGTCCCGTCTCCGATGGCGGCCCCGTGTACTCTCCCTCCCGCACTCCCCGACTTCACAGGCCGCGAAGAGGAGTTGACCGCACTCCTCGGGCACCTGTGCGACGGCGGGCCGCCCGGGGCCCGGGGGCCGCGGGTGGTGGCGGTCGACGGGATGGGCGGGGCGGGCAAGACCTCGCTCGCGGTCCACGCCGCCCACCTGCTGGCCCAGGAGTACCCGGACGGGCAACTCGCCGTCGATCTGCGCGGGTTCACGCCGGACGAGGCTCCGATGGCGCCCGCCGTCGCACTGGACGCGCTGCTGCGCGGACTCGGCGTACCGGCCGAGCGGATACCCGAGGACCTGGAAGGCCGCACGGGCCTGTGGCGGTCCGTGCTCGCGGACCGCCGGACCCTGCTGCTGCTCGACAACGCGGTGAACGCGGAGCAGATCCGCCCCCTGCTGCCGTCCACACCCGACTCCCTGGTGCTGACGACCAGTCGGGCGAGGCTGGTGGACCTCGACGGCGCACGGTGGGTCTCCGTCGGACCGCTCACCCCCGAGGGCAGTGCCGCGCTGGTGGCCGAGACCCTGAGCCCGGAACGCGTACGGGCGGAACCCGAGGCCGCCGCCGAGCTGGCCGCCCTCTGCGGTCATCTGCCGCTGGCCCTGCGTCTCGCGACCGCCCGGCTGCGGAACCGGCCGCGCTGGACCGTCCGCCACCTCGTCGAGCGGCTGCGCGACGAGACCCGCCGGCTGGACGAACTCCGCTCGGGGGAGAGGGGCGTGGCCGCCACCCTCCAGCTGTCCCACCGGGCGATGGCCGCACCGCACCGCCACGCCTTCCTGATGCTCGGCCTGCACCCCGGCGCGGTGTTCGGGGTCCACTCGGCGGCCGCACTGCTCGGGACCGGAACGCGGGAAGCGGAGGACGCCCTGGAGGCACTCCTCGACGCGCACCTGCTCCAGCAACCCGCCCTCGGCCTCTACGCCTTCCACGATCTGGTACGCAGCTTCGCCCGGAACCCGGGCGCGTCCACGATCGACCGGGCGGCCGAATCGGCGGCGCTCCTGCGGTTGCTCGGCTACAACTTGACGGCCACCGGGGCCGCCTGCGCCCTGGTCTCCCCGGGGCGTACCTCCCGGCCCCACGGCCTCGCACCGTACGGCGGCGAGCTGCCCGCGTTCCGGGACAGGGCCGAGGCCATGGAGTGGTCCGAACGGGAGCACCCGGCGCTCCTCGCGGCGGTGACGCTCGCCGAGCGGCGCGGCCACGACCGGCACGCTCTCGCGCTCACCCGCGACCTCACCTTCCTGCTGCACGCCCGGGGCCGGTTCGACGCGCTCGGGGACCTCGGGCGACTCGCCGTCCTCGCCGCCCGGAGAACCGGCGAACCCTCCCTGCTCTGCGTGGCGTTGACCAACCTCGCCGCGACCTGCTGGCGACTCGGCCGCTTCGGCGAGGGGCTCGACGCCGCCGACGAGGCCCGGGACCTCGCGCACCGCCTGGGCGACCGCCGCGCCGAGGCCCACAGTGAGGCGAACAGAGGGCTGATGCTCTCGGAGCTGGGACGGTACGACGACGCCCTGCCCCCGCTGGAACGCGCCCTGTCACTGGCCCGCGAGGAAGGCTCGGTGCGGGTGGAGGCGGAGACCCTGACGACACTCGGCGTGCTGTACGGGCGGTGGGGCCGGCACCCCGAAGCGGCCGACGCCGCCCGGCAGGCCCTGCGGACCGCCCGCGCCCACGGCTATCCGACCTACGAGATCGTGGCGACCGCCGAACTCGCCGCCGCCCACATGGGGCTCGGGGAAAACGAGGAGGCTGGGTATCTCCTCTCGACAGCAAGGGAGTTGAGCGGCGACGGGGTCACCGGCCCCGGCGACGCCGGCCTGGTCCACGCGCTCCGCGCCAAGCTCGCCCAGCGGCTGGGCGACGCGGACGGAGCCCGGGTGTCCGCCCGGAGCGCCCTGCTGCTCGCCAGGTCGGGCGGGTCGCAGATCCGCCTCGTGCGGGTGGAGAACCTCGTGGCCGAACTCCACCTGGACCAGGGCGAGTACGAAGAGGCCCGGACGGCGTACGCCCGTGCGCGCACGAGGGCGGCGGCGATGCGCTTTTGTCCCGCCGAGGCGTCCGCGCTGCTCGGTCTGGCCCGGGCCGCCCGAGCCCTGGGCGATGCCGAGGCGGCAGACGAACACGAGTCCCGCGCGACGGAGTTGTACGACTCCATGGGAGTCCCGGAGCGCGCCCGTACCTGA
- a CDS encoding alpha/beta hydrolase has product MTGFGAPVVVTRGDTQSPLVVLLHGRGSHEGDIIGLADALPGTLSYAAVRAPIAENGGFAWFANRGIGRPVPESLRATMDWFRSWLDEVAPPGRPVHLVGFSGGAAFAGGLLLDDPARYAGAAILYGTLPFDAGVPTTPARLAGVPVFVAHGAHDRVIPRELLDRTWSYVTNESGAAATVRLDPVGHGIAPAALEGLAAWLAG; this is encoded by the coding sequence ATGACCGGATTCGGCGCGCCCGTCGTGGTCACCCGGGGAGACACGCAGAGCCCGCTCGTCGTGCTGCTGCACGGCCGCGGCTCCCACGAGGGCGACATCATCGGGCTGGCGGACGCCCTCCCCGGCACCCTGTCGTACGCGGCGGTACGGGCGCCGATCGCCGAGAACGGCGGCTTCGCCTGGTTCGCCAACCGGGGGATCGGGCGACCGGTGCCCGAGTCGCTGCGCGCCACCATGGACTGGTTCCGGAGCTGGCTGGACGAGGTGGCCCCGCCGGGCCGCCCGGTCCACCTCGTCGGCTTCAGCGGCGGAGCCGCGTTCGCGGGCGGCCTGCTGCTGGACGATCCCGCGCGCTACGCCGGTGCGGCGATCCTCTACGGAACCCTGCCCTTCGACGCGGGAGTGCCGACCACCCCCGCCCGGCTCGCCGGGGTCCCGGTCTTCGTCGCCCACGGCGCCCACGACCGGGTCATCCCCCGCGAACTGCTCGACCGGACCTGGAGCTACGTGACCAACGAGTCCGGGGCCGCCGCCACCGTCCGGCTCGACCCGGTCGGCCACGGAATCGCCCCCGCGGCACTGGAGGGCCTCGCCGCCTGGCTCGCGGGCTGA
- a CDS encoding MarR family winged helix-turn-helix transcriptional regulator, whose protein sequence is MPSPRSPEDPAPHPAEVSPPRVIDDPLITTFGRLLEASSKLEQRLGAAMQAGTGLPHVWFEVLIRLARSEGGRLTMGSLAGDIALTTGGVTRLIDRMRASGYVERLVDPADRRVAYAVITGSGREILDRTAADHAERLREVFAGFDGASLSALDGLLDRLREVASRTS, encoded by the coding sequence ATGCCCTCTCCCCGCTCCCCCGAGGACCCCGCCCCCCACCCCGCGGAGGTTTCTCCGCCCCGGGTGATCGACGATCCACTGATCACCACCTTCGGCCGCCTGCTGGAGGCGTCGAGCAAGCTGGAGCAGCGGCTCGGCGCGGCGATGCAGGCCGGGACCGGGCTGCCGCACGTCTGGTTCGAGGTGCTGATCCGGCTCGCCCGCTCGGAGGGCGGGCGGTTGACCATGGGCTCCCTCGCCGGGGACATCGCCCTCACCACCGGTGGGGTGACCCGGCTGATCGACCGCATGCGGGCCTCCGGATACGTCGAACGGCTGGTGGACCCCGCCGACCGGCGGGTGGCGTACGCGGTCATCACCGGCAGCGGCCGGGAGATTCTGGACCGGACGGCGGCCGACCACGCGGAGAGGCTGCGCGAGGTCTTCGCGGGGTTCGACGGAGCGTCGCTGTCGGCCCTGGACGGCCTGCTCGACCGTCTCCGCGAGGTCGCGTCGCGCACATCCTGA